A single genomic interval of Adhaeribacter pallidiroseus harbors:
- the mdh gene encoding malate dehydrogenase — MKVTVVGAGNVGATCADVLAYREIANEVVLVDIKEGFAEGKALDIWQKSPINLYDTRTVGVTNDYSRTADSDIVVITSGLPRKPGMTRDDLISTNAGIVQSVTENVIQHSPNAIIIVVSNPLDVMTYAAHLTAKLPRSRVMGMAGILDTARYRAFLAEALNVSPKDIQAVLLGGHGDTMVPLPRYTTVGGIPVTELIDEETLNAIIERTKNGGGELVKLMGTSAWYAPGSAAAQMVEAIARDQKRIFPVCIKLEGEYGINGTYLGVPVVLGKNGVEKVIELQLNEDETELLRNSEKHVREVMEVLDSMTASKSN, encoded by the coding sequence ATGAAAGTAACTGTTGTAGGCGCTGGAAACGTAGGTGCTACCTGTGCCGATGTGCTGGCTTACCGCGAAATTGCCAATGAAGTAGTGCTGGTAGATATTAAAGAAGGTTTTGCGGAAGGCAAAGCACTGGATATCTGGCAAAAATCACCGATTAACCTCTATGATACCCGCACCGTGGGGGTAACCAATGATTATTCCCGGACCGCAGACTCCGATATTGTAGTGATTACTTCCGGTTTGCCCCGCAAACCCGGCATGACCCGCGATGATTTGATTTCGACTAACGCGGGCATTGTGCAATCCGTTACCGAAAACGTAATTCAGCATTCGCCCAACGCCATTATTATTGTGGTATCTAACCCATTGGATGTAATGACCTACGCCGCGCACTTAACGGCCAAGCTGCCGCGTAGCAGAGTAATGGGGATGGCCGGTATTCTGGATACGGCTCGTTACCGCGCTTTCCTGGCCGAAGCTTTAAACGTATCGCCAAAAGATATACAGGCGGTATTATTAGGTGGCCACGGCGATACCATGGTGCCGCTGCCGCGCTACACTACCGTAGGTGGTATTCCGGTTACCGAGTTAATCGACGAAGAAACCTTAAACGCGATTATTGAACGCACTAAAAATGGCGGCGGTGAATTGGTAAAATTAATGGGTACTTCGGCCTGGTACGCCCCTGGTTCGGCGGCAGCGCAAATGGTAGAAGCCATTGCCCGCGACCAGAAACGCATTTTCCCGGTGTGTATTAAGCTGGAAGGCGAATACGGTATTAACGGTACTTACTTAGGCGTGCCCGTAGTATTAGGTAAAAACGGCGTAGAAAAAGTAATCGAACTGCAACTGAACGAAGACGAAACGGAACTCCTGCGCAACTCCGAAAAACACGTGCGGGAAGTAATGGAAGTGCTCGACAGCATGACGGCTTCTAAATCTAATTAA
- a CDS encoding response regulator, which translates to MTRTVINSVLLIDDDAISNFLNTRLLKEMQVAHDIKVTLNGEEALRFLQQEKAANHPFPELILLDINMPVMNGFEFLEAFRDVADENNHSVVIILTTSTNTRDFEQLKQYEEVEVYLSKPLTDENLQYIIDKHFPLE; encoded by the coding sequence ATGACCCGAACAGTGATTAATTCTGTTTTGTTGATTGATGATGATGCAATTAGTAATTTCTTAAACACCCGTTTATTAAAAGAAATGCAAGTTGCCCACGATATTAAAGTTACTTTAAATGGGGAAGAAGCATTACGGTTCTTGCAACAGGAAAAAGCCGCTAACCACCCGTTTCCGGAATTAATTTTACTGGATATTAATATGCCAGTTATGAATGGCTTTGAGTTTTTAGAAGCTTTCCGGGATGTAGCCGACGAAAACAATCATTCAGTCGTTATTATTTTAACGACTTCTACCAACACCCGCGATTTTGAACAGCTAAAACAATACGAAGAAGTAGAAGTGTATTTGAGTAAACCGCTCACCGACGAAAACCTGCAGTACATTATAGATAAACACTTTCCGTTGGAGTAA
- a CDS encoding exonuclease SbcCD subunit D C-terminal domain-containing protein, whose translation MKILHTADWHLGKRLEQCERTDEHQHFLDWLIGVIDQHEIDVLLIAGDVFDTGSPSNAALKQYYDFLWALRKTNCREVIIIGGNHDSVSTLNAPQTLLKHFRVHVVGGVPLEFTDQIIPVINASGKTEIVICAVPFLRDKDVRLSIPGETHTEREARLKEGICAHYRQIAAHIAPYKTQQIPVIAMGHLFAAGGSASESEKEIHVGNLGQIGGDQFPIDFDYIALGHLHRPQIVNSMTHVRYSGSPIPLSFSEVEDHKLILILNFSENQLVAVEELPVPCCRKLVRFKGDLDEVKRRMHAFAVGDHLYPAWAEVQVETDNYIPDLDGQLAQITQTMPHLERVFTRQIRLKPTVALDAESFNEFTNLQELEPKDVFRKKCDSVFGEGEYFDLLSTFDELLEKMTQTE comes from the coding sequence ATGAAAATTTTACATACGGCGGATTGGCATTTAGGCAAGCGTTTAGAACAATGCGAACGTACCGACGAACACCAGCATTTTCTGGATTGGTTAATCGGGGTTATTGACCAGCACGAGATAGATGTGTTGCTGATTGCCGGCGATGTTTTTGACACCGGTTCACCCTCCAACGCCGCTTTAAAACAATACTACGACTTTTTGTGGGCCTTACGCAAAACCAATTGCCGCGAAGTCATTATTATTGGCGGTAATCACGATTCGGTTTCTACTTTAAATGCCCCGCAAACTTTGCTCAAACATTTTCGGGTGCACGTAGTAGGTGGGGTACCTCTGGAATTTACCGACCAGATTATTCCGGTAATAAATGCCTCTGGTAAAACCGAAATAGTGATTTGTGCCGTTCCTTTCTTGCGCGATAAAGACGTTCGGCTTTCTATTCCGGGCGAAACCCATACCGAGCGCGAAGCCCGCCTGAAAGAAGGTATTTGTGCCCATTACCGGCAAATAGCCGCTCACATTGCGCCTTATAAAACCCAGCAAATTCCGGTTATTGCCATGGGCCATTTATTCGCGGCGGGAGGCAGCGCTTCGGAAAGTGAGAAAGAAATACACGTAGGCAACCTGGGCCAGATTGGCGGCGACCAGTTTCCGATTGATTTTGATTATATTGCCTTGGGCCATTTGCACCGGCCGCAGATTGTGAATAGTATGACGCATGTCCGGTATTCCGGATCACCTATTCCGTTATCTTTCAGCGAAGTAGAAGATCATAAACTTATCTTAATTTTAAATTTTTCCGAAAACCAACTCGTTGCAGTCGAGGAATTGCCGGTACCTTGCTGCCGGAAACTCGTCCGTTTTAAAGGTGATTTAGACGAAGTAAAGCGCCGCATGCATGCTTTTGCGGTCGGCGATCATCTTTATCCAGCCTGGGCCGAAGTACAAGTAGAAACGGATAATTACATCCCGGATTTAGACGGGCAGTTGGCCCAAATTACGCAAACCATGCCGCACCTCGAACGTGTTTTTACCCGGCAAATCCGGTTAAAGCCCACGGTTGCGCTCGATGCCGAATCGTTTAACGAGTTTACTAATTTACAAGAACTGGAACCCAAAGACGTGTTTCGTAAAAAGTGCGACTCGGTGTTCGGGGAAGGCGAGTACTTTGATTTACTTTCCACCTTTGATGAGCTCCTGGAGAAAATGACGCAAACGGAATAA
- a CDS encoding AAA family ATPase — translation MKILGVRFLNLNSLKGLHEIRFDQSPLVDAGLFAITGPTGAGKTTLLDAITVGLFGRVHRHDRDAYEIMTRHTGESFSEVDFEVKEKQYRAKWSLYRSRKRPDGKIQPTHMELLALPDQNPLDLKPSEVPTKVTEISGLDYSQFLRSVILSQGDFTRFLKASESERSELLEKITDTGIYSRISVSAYRQADKERKALEQLRAKLNNTELLTEEQVANFQQQVSQLQNQIQEQQKAKNTREQELNWLNRLEQLQQKKTGLAAELQVLEASFEAQQIEFKKLQQHQRALQFKPALIEIKTSQNQAAQLGQDLTDISLLLPDFQKQTREAEQELALAQQQVQQAQQELDQAEPVFHEVTRQDSVIASSRAYFRNNQESCLRADEELKNLKKVQATKLQALQQIQTTISQAQNWLKQNLSSQHLDREIITYQQGVKDLHDINRRLQETYREQTLHQTTQLTANQFILEQTLQIEQDRQTQAALFQQILRYQENFKNLLNGQSANDLENACNALPTQLNLLQQQYLKADQFGQLKEKANLLRESLIQNQAALTQTSHSVNELSAKLQQAHETLTHLQQIVDLQRQIQKYEADRELLQPQQPCPLCGSEHHPFVENKYHSNVTEAEQKRGQQQQVVTELTTQQTTLASRLSSLQAVQTNEQKQLMQLRTEGGQLKNQFDAVQQNVPENCRIEDKAAIQELLQTYQQRYQQQRQLLTNLRRNEEESRGLERKLQEQKELIIRREHEITRTQERAEQATGQLQRLHADVTDLLEQQKAVTGQVQSFLLRFKITFELDKSKAIEEDLHQRAAAFAAQTEQLQEAYLALKQAETEQNNLQETISQKEQLLNQQLALLQQEEVNVATLIAARQKLFADKNPQDERERLKLNITRHQQLLENLRTAFLQKQEQMRLAQSRQQQWQTELTRVQAQVTTLTTQLHHSVQAHNIDSVDTLVQLFLNDDEAHRIELLQKQAERALTETRKLYSETEADLRREQELQLTDVNYAALQTEVERLSSSIAQLHQQIGSWQLQLKQDADLKIKYQETAAQVEIQQKEFLRWDKMAALIGSADGKKFSKFAQGLTLARLTELANRHLLKLNPRYRILKSPTQDLELQIVDTYQADAVRSMNTLSGGESFLVSLALALGLSDLAGRKAQINSLFIDEGFGTLDNDTLDIAISALENLQAGGKSIGIISHVEALKERINTQIQVSKQVGGQSTLKISGYNLEAYA, via the coding sequence ATGAAGATACTGGGTGTCCGTTTCCTGAACTTAAACTCCCTGAAAGGTTTACACGAAATCCGTTTTGATCAGAGCCCTTTGGTAGATGCCGGCTTATTCGCGATAACTGGTCCTACGGGAGCCGGTAAAACTACTTTACTCGATGCCATTACCGTAGGGTTGTTTGGCCGGGTACATCGGCACGACCGTGATGCGTACGAGATCATGACCCGGCACACCGGCGAGTCTTTTTCGGAAGTAGATTTTGAAGTAAAAGAAAAGCAATACCGCGCTAAATGGTCGTTGTACCGGAGCCGGAAAAGGCCCGACGGTAAAATACAGCCTACCCACATGGAGTTACTGGCGCTGCCAGATCAAAACCCCCTGGATTTAAAACCCAGCGAAGTACCCACCAAAGTAACCGAAATCAGCGGATTAGATTACAGCCAGTTCTTGCGATCGGTTATTTTGTCGCAAGGCGATTTTACCCGGTTTTTAAAAGCCAGCGAAAGCGAACGCAGCGAATTACTCGAAAAAATTACCGATACCGGCATTTATTCCCGCATTTCGGTAAGCGCTTACCGGCAAGCCGATAAGGAAAGAAAAGCGCTGGAGCAATTACGCGCCAAGTTAAACAACACCGAGTTACTAACCGAAGAACAGGTAGCCAATTTTCAACAGCAAGTTAGTCAACTGCAAAACCAGATTCAGGAGCAGCAAAAGGCAAAAAACACCCGGGAGCAAGAGTTAAATTGGCTTAATCGGCTGGAGCAATTACAACAGAAAAAAACCGGGTTAGCAGCCGAACTTCAAGTTTTAGAAGCCAGCTTTGAAGCGCAGCAAATTGAATTTAAAAAATTACAGCAGCATCAACGTGCTTTACAATTTAAACCAGCCTTAATCGAAATAAAAACGTCGCAAAACCAGGCCGCGCAATTGGGGCAAGACCTAACCGATATTAGTTTGTTATTACCCGATTTTCAAAAACAAACCCGAGAAGCAGAGCAGGAGTTAGCTTTAGCCCAACAACAAGTACAACAAGCGCAGCAGGAACTCGATCAGGCCGAACCCGTTTTTCACGAAGTTACTCGTCAGGATTCCGTTATAGCGAGTAGCCGCGCCTATTTCCGGAACAACCAGGAAAGCTGTCTGCGAGCCGATGAGGAATTAAAAAATTTAAAAAAAGTGCAGGCTACTAAGCTACAAGCCTTGCAGCAAATTCAAACAACTATTAGCCAGGCGCAAAACTGGTTAAAACAAAACCTATCGTCCCAACACCTGGACCGGGAAATTATAACCTACCAGCAAGGTGTTAAAGATTTACACGATATTAATCGTCGGTTACAGGAAACGTACCGGGAACAAACGCTGCATCAAACTACTCAGCTAACAGCCAACCAGTTTATACTGGAGCAAACCCTGCAAATAGAACAGGATCGGCAAACGCAGGCGGCCCTCTTCCAGCAAATACTGCGGTACCAGGAAAATTTTAAAAATTTACTCAACGGCCAATCCGCTAATGACCTGGAAAACGCTTGCAACGCTTTGCCCACGCAGCTTAACTTGCTGCAGCAACAATATTTAAAAGCCGATCAATTCGGTCAACTCAAGGAAAAGGCCAACCTATTACGCGAAAGCCTGATTCAGAATCAGGCGGCCTTAACCCAAACTAGCCATTCAGTTAATGAGCTAAGCGCCAAACTGCAACAAGCGCACGAAACCTTAACGCATCTGCAGCAAATTGTAGACTTGCAACGCCAAATTCAAAAGTACGAAGCCGACCGCGAGCTATTACAACCGCAGCAACCTTGCCCGCTGTGTGGCTCCGAGCATCATCCGTTTGTAGAAAATAAATACCATAGCAACGTAACCGAAGCCGAACAAAAACGCGGGCAACAACAGCAAGTAGTAACAGAATTAACCACGCAACAAACAACATTGGCTTCGCGCCTGAGCTCGCTGCAAGCAGTGCAGACCAACGAACAAAAGCAACTCATGCAACTGCGCACCGAAGGTGGGCAACTCAAAAATCAATTTGATGCCGTACAGCAAAATGTGCCGGAAAACTGCCGCATCGAAGATAAAGCCGCTATTCAGGAGTTATTGCAAACTTACCAGCAACGCTACCAGCAGCAGCGGCAATTATTAACGAACCTCCGGCGCAACGAAGAAGAAAGCCGGGGTTTAGAGCGCAAGCTGCAAGAGCAAAAAGAACTGATTATCCGCAGGGAACACGAAATTACCCGTACCCAGGAACGGGCCGAACAAGCCACAGGTCAGTTACAGCGCCTCCACGCCGATGTAACCGATTTACTGGAACAGCAAAAGGCTGTAACGGGGCAAGTACAATCTTTTTTACTCCGGTTTAAGATTACTTTTGAGTTAGATAAAAGTAAGGCCATTGAGGAAGATCTGCACCAGCGGGCGGCGGCATTTGCTGCTCAAACCGAGCAATTGCAGGAAGCTTACCTGGCTTTAAAGCAAGCGGAAACCGAACAAAATAATCTGCAGGAAACCATTAGTCAAAAAGAACAACTGCTTAACCAACAACTAGCGTTACTCCAGCAAGAAGAAGTAAACGTAGCAACATTAATCGCGGCCCGGCAAAAATTATTCGCCGATAAAAATCCGCAGGATGAGCGGGAGCGTTTAAAATTAAATATAACGCGGCACCAGCAGCTACTGGAAAATCTACGGACGGCTTTCCTGCAGAAACAAGAGCAAATGCGCTTAGCCCAAAGCCGGCAGCAACAATGGCAGACCGAGTTAACCCGGGTGCAGGCCCAGGTTACTACGCTAACAACGCAATTACACCATTCCGTACAGGCCCATAATATAGATTCGGTAGATACCTTGGTGCAACTTTTTTTAAACGACGACGAAGCCCACCGCATTGAGTTACTGCAAAAGCAAGCCGAAAGGGCGCTTACCGAAACCCGTAAATTATACTCCGAAACTGAAGCCGACCTACGCCGGGAACAAGAGCTGCAATTAACAGATGTAAACTACGCTGCTTTACAAACCGAGGTAGAACGTTTAAGTAGCAGCATCGCCCAGCTCCATCAACAAATTGGGTCGTGGCAGCTACAGCTAAAACAAGACGCCGATCTAAAAATAAAGTACCAGGAGACAGCCGCGCAGGTAGAAATACAACAAAAAGAATTTTTGCGCTGGGATAAAATGGCTGCCCTCATTGGTTCGGCCGATGGTAAAAAATTCAGCAAGTTTGCCCAAGGACTTACCCTGGCGCGCTTAACCGAATTAGCGAACCGGCATTTGTTAAAGTTAAATCCCCGGTACCGCATTTTAAAAAGTCCTACCCAGGATTTGGAACTCCAGATCGTGGATACTTACCAGGCCGATGCGGTACGGTCCATGAATACCTTATCCGGAGGCGAAAGTTTTCTGGTAAGTTTAGCCTTGGCTTTAGGTTTATCCGATCTGGCGGGCCGCAAAGCCCAGATTAATTCTTTATTCATCGACGAAGGTTTTGGTACCCTGGATAACGATACGCTGGATATAGCCATTAGCGCGCTCGAAAATTTACAGGCGGGCGGTAAATCCATTGGTATTATTTCGCACGTAGAAGCTTTAAAAGAGCGCATCAACACGCAAATACAGGTAAGTAAGCAAGTAGGCGGGCAGAGTACTTTAAAAATATCGGGTTATAACCTGGAGGCGTATGCCTAA
- a CDS encoding thermonuclease family protein, producing MNRVKRLRSVHPTYYYFLFWLAIWSCRQKQPETLLATPEAATTGYKVIAIKDGDTIELLKDGKPLRVRLLGVDAPEKNQDYGTVARQFTSDLCFNKVVQLIVDGQDRYGRTVGTIVLPDGRTLNNELVRNGYAWHYKAYSRDQTLAQLETEARQNRRGLWEKSRPVAPWDFRKSRRQANNPASTAQAIPLPSDASRRVFICTSAGATTYHLRKTCSVLKRCKAGSEVVTRGTAVVNRRRTVCKVCAKPV from the coding sequence ATGAACAGAGTTAAGCGCCTGCGTTCGGTTCACCCCACTTATTATTACTTTTTGTTTTGGTTAGCCATCTGGTCGTGCCGGCAAAAGCAACCCGAAACTTTACTCGCTACCCCCGAAGCTGCTACTACTGGATACAAAGTTATTGCCATTAAAGACGGCGATACCATTGAGCTTTTAAAAGACGGCAAGCCTTTGCGGGTGCGATTACTCGGGGTAGATGCGCCCGAAAAAAATCAGGATTACGGTACCGTGGCCCGGCAGTTTACTTCCGATTTGTGTTTTAATAAAGTAGTTCAATTAATTGTAGATGGTCAGGATCGGTACGGCCGTACGGTAGGTACCATTGTTTTACCCGACGGGCGAACCTTAAATAATGAACTGGTGCGCAATGGTTATGCCTGGCATTATAAAGCTTACTCCCGCGATCAAACCCTAGCGCAACTAGAAACCGAAGCCCGGCAAAACCGACGCGGACTCTGGGAAAAATCTCGCCCGGTTGCTCCCTGGGATTTTCGTAAATCGCGCCGGCAAGCCAATAATCCGGCCAGTACCGCCCAGGCTATTCCCCTGCCTTCCGATGCTTCGCGTCGGGTTTTTATTTGTACCAGTGCCGGAGCCACTACCTACCATCTCCGGAAAACGTGCAGTGTATTAAAACGCTGTAAAGCCGGCTCCGAAGTTGTTACCCGGGGTACTGCCGTGGTAAATAGGCGGCGTACGGTGTGCAAAGTTTGTGCTAAACCGGTTTAA
- a CDS encoding T9SS type A sorting domain-containing protein translates to MNLTFLRLKFLYLLVVFVIFSGTCFISETWAQTKQWDKTFGGYKNYYEDYWGTSSLEAMVRTPDGGYLLAGNSDSDVFEDKTAERIGGNDFWLVRLTASGTKIWDKAFGGYSFDGLETIVAAPGGGYLLGGTSYSDIGADKSQNSKGGADYWVIKIDENGRKLWDKTFGGLEEDVLQAIIPTTDGGYLLGGYSRSGKSGDKTEVTRDTSENYYDTSDYWLIKINGSGSKLWDKTIGGNGRDNLKSLTTTTDGGYLVGGTSASGKSGEKSEAARGSFASDDYWVVKVSDKGVRIWDKTVGGFATDVLQSLVNTSDGGYLLAGTSDSDITADKTAGNKGLTDYWVAKLSATGTIAWDKTYGSRESDNLATMIVAANGSYLLGGSSNSGIGLDKTEANRSDDDYWLVKIDESGGKIWDKTFGGVTGEGGVFGTNYGDFLSAIIPTTDGGYLVGGTSDSNAGSDKSENSKGFTDFWVIKVREEVPQATLNWSNAFGGLEAESFTSIINTADGGYLLGGHSLSPNSGDKTQEGRGNNDFWIVKTDASGRKLWDKRFGGTNHDYLNQVIATQDGGYLLAGSSLSNTGGDKSQSSRGGQDYWVVKINSTGTKQWDRRFGGSGLEDLRRVMQLANGEYILAGFSDSPVGGDKSQASRGGRDFWILKINTSGTKIWDWRFGGNLNDNLEDFSLTSDGGFLLAGTSLSGINGDKTQASRGSSDYWVVKVNSSGTKQWDRRFGGSGEEQFFSMSRTAAGDFCLAGFSTSGVSGDKSESSRGAKDYWILKISGTGSKIWDHRFGGSSDDELRSIINTADGGFLLGGRSLSANNGDKSQTSQGSSDYWVVKTTSTGNKLWDKRYGGSAAEDLRAIVTTTEGGYLLAGRSNSGISGDKIQPSQGSTDFWLVNLTYVGEPARRRSLEAERLASGSAINSDMQPALEQIALLTSPNPFTERVVITFAVPETQFVNLKIYDNQGREISSLYQGQAKGNKQYVYTWAPQTQVAAGIYFVRLIGTTCTQHQRIILSRH, encoded by the coding sequence ATGAATTTAACTTTTCTACGTTTAAAGTTTTTATATCTTTTAGTAGTATTTGTTATTTTTTCAGGAACTTGCTTCATCTCCGAAACGTGGGCCCAAACCAAACAATGGGATAAAACATTCGGCGGCTATAAAAATTATTATGAAGATTACTGGGGCACTTCTTCATTAGAGGCTATGGTTCGTACGCCAGACGGCGGCTATTTATTAGCGGGTAACTCCGATTCGGATGTATTTGAAGATAAAACAGCCGAACGCATCGGCGGCAACGATTTTTGGTTAGTCAGGTTAACCGCAAGTGGTACTAAAATCTGGGATAAAGCATTTGGTGGTTATAGTTTCGACGGTTTAGAGACCATTGTGGCCGCGCCAGGTGGGGGTTATTTGCTGGGCGGTACTTCTTACTCCGATATTGGGGCCGATAAATCGCAGAACAGCAAAGGTGGCGCGGATTATTGGGTAATAAAGATCGATGAAAATGGCCGTAAACTGTGGGATAAAACCTTTGGCGGTTTAGAGGAAGATGTGCTGCAAGCTATTATTCCTACTACCGATGGCGGTTACCTTTTAGGTGGCTATTCCCGTTCGGGAAAGAGCGGTGATAAAACCGAAGTAACCCGCGATACTTCCGAAAACTATTACGATACTTCGGATTACTGGCTAATTAAAATTAATGGCAGCGGCAGTAAACTCTGGGATAAAACCATTGGGGGCAACGGCCGGGATAATTTAAAATCCCTAACTACTACTACGGATGGGGGATATCTGGTGGGCGGTACTTCTGCTTCGGGTAAAAGTGGTGAAAAAAGCGAAGCAGCCCGGGGCTCTTTTGCCAGCGATGATTACTGGGTAGTAAAAGTTAGTGATAAAGGTGTCCGAATTTGGGATAAAACAGTTGGGGGCTTTGCTACCGATGTGCTGCAATCCCTGGTAAACACATCGGATGGGGGGTATTTACTGGCCGGTACTTCTGATTCCGATATAACTGCTGATAAAACAGCGGGCAACAAAGGGTTAACGGATTACTGGGTAGCCAAGCTAAGTGCAACTGGTACTATTGCCTGGGATAAAACGTACGGTAGCCGTGAAAGCGATAATTTAGCCACCATGATTGTGGCTGCTAACGGCTCTTATTTGCTGGGTGGGTCGTCTAACTCCGGCATTGGCTTAGATAAAACCGAGGCGAACCGCAGCGACGATGATTACTGGCTGGTGAAAATAGATGAAAGCGGAGGTAAAATCTGGGATAAAACCTTTGGTGGCGTTACCGGCGAAGGAGGCGTTTTTGGTACGAATTATGGCGATTTTTTAAGTGCTATTATTCCTACTACCGATGGCGGCTACCTGGTAGGTGGTACTTCCGATTCAAATGCGGGGTCCGATAAAAGCGAAAATAGCAAAGGCTTTACTGATTTTTGGGTTATCAAGGTAAGAGAAGAAGTGCCCCAGGCTACCCTTAACTGGTCTAACGCTTTTGGCGGTTTAGAAGCCGAAAGTTTTACTTCTATTATTAATACCGCCGATGGCGGCTACCTGCTGGGGGGGCACTCGCTTTCGCCCAACAGTGGCGACAAAACCCAGGAGGGCCGGGGCAACAACGACTTCTGGATTGTAAAAACCGATGCTAGTGGCCGCAAACTATGGGATAAACGTTTTGGCGGCACAAACCACGATTATCTCAACCAAGTTATCGCTACCCAGGACGGGGGTTATTTACTGGCTGGTTCTTCTTTATCGAACACCGGCGGTGATAAAAGCCAAAGTAGCCGGGGTGGCCAAGACTACTGGGTAGTAAAAATAAATAGTACCGGCACCAAACAGTGGGACCGGCGCTTTGGCGGCAGCGGCCTAGAAGATTTGCGCAGAGTAATGCAATTAGCCAACGGCGAGTATATTTTAGCCGGATTCAGCGATTCGCCGGTAGGCGGCGATAAAAGCCAGGCTAGCCGGGGCGGGCGTGACTTCTGGATTTTAAAAATAAACACCAGTGGCACTAAAATTTGGGACTGGCGATTTGGGGGTAATTTAAACGATAACCTGGAAGATTTTTCTTTAACTTCCGACGGCGGCTTTTTGCTCGCAGGCACATCCCTGTCCGGTATTAATGGTGATAAAACCCAGGCCAGCCGGGGCAGTTCGGATTACTGGGTAGTAAAAGTAAACAGTAGCGGTACTAAACAATGGGATCGTCGGTTTGGCGGCAGCGGCGAAGAGCAGTTCTTTTCCATGAGTCGGACAGCGGCGGGTGATTTTTGCTTAGCTGGATTTAGCACTTCTGGTGTAAGCGGCGACAAAAGTGAAAGCAGCCGTGGCGCTAAAGACTATTGGATCCTAAAAATTTCCGGTACCGGATCAAAAATATGGGATCACCGGTTTGGCGGAAGCAGCGACGATGAGCTGCGTTCCATTATTAATACGGCTGATGGTGGTTTTTTACTCGGAGGCAGATCTTTATCGGCTAACAACGGGGATAAAAGTCAAACCAGTCAGGGCAGCAGCGATTATTGGGTGGTAAAAACTACGTCTACTGGTAATAAGCTATGGGACAAACGCTACGGAGGCAGTGCCGCGGAAGATTTGCGCGCTATCGTAACTACAACTGAAGGAGGATATTTATTAGCCGGACGCTCTAATTCTGGCATTAGCGGCGATAAGATCCAGCCAAGTCAAGGCAGCACCGACTTTTGGTTAGTAAATCTAACTTATGTTGGCGAGCCGGCCCGGAGGCGAAGCTTGGAAGCAGAACGACTTGCCTCTGGCTCGGCCATTAACTCCGATATGCAACCAGCTTTAGAACAAATAGCGCTACTTACTTCTCCTAATCCGTTTACGGAGCGGGTAGTAATTACCTTTGCTGTACCAGAAACGCAATTCGTAAATTTAAAAATATACGATAATCAAGGTCGGGAAATAAGCAGTTTATACCAGGGGCAAGCCAAAGGTAATAAACAGTATGTATATACGTGGGCGCCTCAAACACAAGTAGCAGCAGGTATTTACTTTGTCCGGTTAATTGGAACGACCTGTACGCAGCACCAGCGAATAATTTTATCGCGCCACTAG
- a CDS encoding DUF427 domain-containing protein, which produces MKAIWNNEVIAESDDTIIVENNHYFPVDSVTEKFLISSDTHTTCAWKGQASYYTLEVNGQQNKDAAWYYADPKPAADKIKNRIAFWKGVQVT; this is translated from the coding sequence ATGAAAGCTATTTGGAATAACGAAGTAATTGCGGAAAGTGATGATACTATAATAGTTGAAAATAATCATTATTTTCCGGTGGATTCTGTAACAGAAAAGTTTTTAATATCTTCGGATACGCATACAACCTGTGCGTGGAAAGGACAAGCTTCGTATTACACCTTAGAAGTAAATGGACAGCAAAATAAAGATGCAGCCTGGTATTACGCCGATCCAAAGCCGGCAGCAGATAAAATCAAGAATAGAATAGCTTTTTGGAAAGGGGTGCAGGTAACCTGA